Proteins encoded in a region of the Novibacillus thermophilus genome:
- a CDS encoding dipeptidase, whose amino-acid sequence MKVVDTHCDALYKMWQHGSAMRFENADDLQTNLTRLKEGQVAVQCFAVFVDPAIQTSQQFQVALDQIDLFHTEILQKHPMIKQITSWDALDRLQPGEIGALLTLEGVDVIGNDLARLRTLYRLGIRSVGLTWNFANLCADGCWEQRGAGLTRLGEEVVKLNNDYRIWTDVSHLSERSFWDVLALAEYPIASHSNAKAVCDHARNLSDEQATALFEKGGFIGIVFYPPFVKKAETVTVDDVLFHIEHFCALGGVKHIGFGSDFDGIDTFVHGLEDASKYQRFIETLLKYYKEEDVKGFAYENFLNHRPGRTPKEST is encoded by the coding sequence TTGAAAGTAGTGGACACCCATTGTGATGCTTTGTATAAAATGTGGCAGCATGGGAGCGCGATGCGTTTCGAAAACGCGGATGACTTGCAAACGAATCTGACACGTCTCAAGGAAGGTCAAGTGGCGGTGCAGTGTTTTGCCGTGTTTGTCGATCCAGCCATACAAACTTCGCAACAATTTCAAGTCGCTTTAGACCAAATCGACCTGTTTCACACCGAAATCTTGCAGAAGCACCCGATGATCAAACAGATCACGTCGTGGGATGCACTCGATCGTTTACAGCCGGGGGAAATCGGCGCGCTTTTGACGCTGGAGGGAGTCGATGTCATCGGCAACGATCTGGCCAGATTGAGGACGCTGTACCGCCTGGGGATCAGGTCCGTCGGATTGACCTGGAACTTTGCTAATCTTTGCGCCGACGGCTGCTGGGAACAGAGGGGTGCGGGCCTCACCCGCTTAGGTGAGGAAGTGGTAAAACTCAATAACGACTACCGTATCTGGACGGACGTCTCCCATTTGAGTGAGCGGTCATTCTGGGACGTATTGGCACTAGCGGAATATCCGATTGCGAGCCACTCTAATGCGAAAGCAGTGTGTGACCATGCGCGAAACCTCTCCGACGAACAAGCGACGGCATTGTTTGAGAAAGGCGGTTTCATCGGGATTGTGTTTTATCCCCCTTTCGTCAAAAAGGCGGAAACCGTCACGGTGGACGATGTACTGTTTCACATCGAGCATTTTTGTGCCCTGGGCGGTGTGAAACACATAGGGTTTGGTTCAGATTTTGACGGGATTGACACTTTCGTGCACGGCTTAGAAGATGCGTCGAAATACCAGCGGTTCATCGAGACACTGCTAAAGTATTACAAGGAAGAAGACGTGAAAGGGTTTGCGTATGAAAACTTCCTCAACCACCGACCAGGTCGTACACCAAAGGAATCAACATAA
- a CDS encoding site-specific DNA-methyltransferase, giving the protein MDKLTTQSADLVQDHVEKIGELFPHVITEVRDESGQLKKAVDFELLKQELSDSIAEGDQERYQLTWPGKKEAILRANTPTDKTFRPVQEDSVNWDRTQNVYIEGDNLEVLKLLQEAYLNKVACIYIDPPYNTGKDFIYRDDFKAETGAYLAESGQVDQEGNRLFQNSESNGRFHSDWLTMMYARLKLARNLLKEDGVIIVHIDEHETANLQKVLDEIFGAHNNLGEIVWDKGNPKGDATGVASQHEYILAYAKNAKIFTANNPLVRPKKNAQKILKKAKELYAEIGRTKLPRDLSRVVKKYGLSEEPFESWKYTVTLDTVNQEFAQWVKSQGFSGGEAAYANIDENGDVYRPVSMAWPNKKKAPDEYFRPLIHPVTKKPCPIPSRGWRYPVKTMQTLLKKGLILFGKDHTVQPTRKYLLKENMNENVPSVIYFAGSDDDFFKEIGLNFDNPKPHELCKELLQSFVHDKDGLVLDFFSGSATTAHAVMQLNAEDGGNRKYIMVQLPEATPENSQAYRAGYKTICEIGKERIRRTARKIKEETGADIDDGFRVFRVDSSNVKDVGGSLGKLEQRQLAMFETNIKEDRTGEDLLIQVMLECGLELSLPVETKIVEGATVHFVAGDTLVACFDEDVPEGVVKAIAEAQPRKVVFRDSSFVHDAARMNAEETFKQLSPHTEVNVM; this is encoded by the coding sequence ATGGACAAGCTGACCACGCAATCGGCTGACCTTGTTCAGGATCACGTGGAGAAGATCGGAGAGCTGTTTCCCCACGTCATCACGGAAGTGAGGGATGAAAGCGGACAGCTGAAAAAAGCAGTCGACTTCGAGCTCTTGAAACAGGAATTGTCTGATTCCATTGCAGAAGGCGATCAGGAGCGGTATCAGCTCACGTGGCCGGGGAAAAAAGAAGCGATCCTTCGCGCCAATACGCCGACAGATAAAACGTTTAGACCGGTCCAAGAGGACAGTGTCAACTGGGACCGTACGCAGAACGTGTACATCGAAGGCGACAACCTGGAAGTGTTGAAGTTGTTGCAGGAGGCGTACTTGAACAAAGTCGCGTGCATATACATTGACCCGCCCTATAACACAGGGAAGGATTTCATTTACAGGGATGACTTTAAAGCAGAGACCGGTGCGTACTTGGCAGAATCCGGGCAAGTGGATCAAGAGGGCAATCGTCTTTTTCAAAATAGTGAGTCCAACGGGCGCTTTCACAGTGACTGGTTGACCATGATGTACGCCCGGTTAAAGCTAGCCAGGAATCTGTTGAAAGAAGACGGAGTCATCATCGTCCACATCGATGAGCATGAGACGGCAAACCTCCAGAAAGTGTTAGATGAAATATTCGGGGCCCACAACAACTTGGGCGAAATCGTTTGGGACAAAGGAAACCCGAAGGGAGACGCGACAGGTGTCGCATCCCAACACGAATACATATTGGCGTACGCTAAAAATGCGAAAATTTTTACAGCCAACAACCCGCTGGTGCGGCCGAAAAAAAATGCCCAGAAAATATTAAAAAAAGCCAAGGAGCTGTACGCGGAAATCGGTCGAACAAAACTCCCCCGCGACCTTTCCCGCGTGGTGAAAAAATACGGCTTATCAGAAGAACCGTTTGAGTCTTGGAAATATACCGTGACGTTGGACACGGTGAATCAGGAGTTCGCTCAGTGGGTGAAAAGCCAGGGGTTTTCGGGTGGGGAGGCCGCATACGCCAACATCGATGAAAACGGAGATGTTTACCGGCCTGTGTCGATGGCGTGGCCGAATAAGAAAAAGGCTCCCGACGAATACTTTAGGCCGCTCATTCATCCGGTCACGAAAAAACCGTGTCCCATCCCTTCCCGGGGATGGCGGTACCCGGTGAAAACGATGCAAACCTTGCTCAAAAAAGGCTTAATTTTGTTTGGGAAAGACCACACGGTACAGCCGACGAGGAAGTACTTGCTCAAAGAGAACATGAATGAGAATGTGCCGTCTGTGATCTACTTTGCCGGCAGCGATGATGATTTCTTTAAAGAGATTGGCCTGAATTTTGACAATCCGAAACCGCACGAATTGTGCAAGGAGTTGTTACAATCGTTCGTTCACGACAAGGATGGGCTCGTGTTGGATTTTTTTTCCGGGTCTGCTACTACGGCCCACGCCGTGATGCAACTGAACGCAGAAGACGGGGGCAACCGCAAGTACATCATGGTTCAGCTTCCTGAAGCGACACCTGAGAACTCCCAAGCTTACAGGGCCGGGTACAAAACCATATGCGAAATCGGCAAAGAACGCATCCGGCGGACGGCCAGAAAAATTAAGGAAGAAACCGGCGCTGACATCGATGACGGCTTCAGAGTGTTCCGTGTCGATTCTTCCAACGTGAAGGATGTAGGCGGCTCTCTTGGCAAGCTGGAGCAGCGACAACTGGCCATGTTTGAAACGAACATCAAAGAAGACCGGACCGGAGAGGATTTGCTCATTCAAGTCATGCTGGAGTGTGGACTCGAACTGTCTCTGCCCGTGGAAACTAAAATCGTCGAGGGCGCGACGGTCCACTTCGTCGCAGGGGACACCCTTGTCGCCTGTTTTGACGAGGATGTACCGGAAGGAGTGGTAAAAGCCATCGCCGAGGCACAACCGCGCAAAGTTGTGTTTAGGGACAGCTCCTTTGTCCACGATGCGGCACGGATGAATGCGGAGGAGACGTTTAAACAACTTTCACCGCATACAGAAGTCAACGTGATGTAG
- a CDS encoding MATE family efflux transporter — MAQLNRLETESVWRTFVRYLVPSLVGMLLMAVNFVVDGVMVGNRLGPVALAGVGIAQPVYTVFLAMSIWIGVGAATLYSQHMGAKLYEQAQHIFTQALFLIFGSTLIIGVTALFFREPLAYALGANADTYPYVSRYMHVLLLFGFVFTIENALSVFVRNDGNPNLAMVSLMTTALVNIALNYVFLYVFNWGVTGAALSTILAAVLGILVLCLHFFTKTNHLRFVRSTFDKRLFVRSVVIGFPSFLSEVGISVFTLAHNVTLKYIAGTDGVAAFSVLNYVHSVMLMAFLGLGAAIQPLISYFHGAQNRAREQQTMKIAIWTAVAAGSLSFLVGLLAARPIVAIFGDFPQDIMALAVTGVRLFFIAYLFMGVNFVMMTYYQSIGHVGMATWITAAREIVVMLAFLLILPPLFGINGVWLAIPLSEIVVLATIYAYHRRHF, encoded by the coding sequence ATGGCACAATTGAACCGACTGGAAACTGAATCCGTGTGGCGCACGTTTGTCCGCTATCTCGTTCCGTCACTCGTCGGAATGCTGTTGATGGCGGTCAATTTCGTCGTTGATGGTGTCATGGTCGGAAACCGCCTCGGCCCGGTTGCCCTGGCCGGGGTCGGGATTGCGCAACCGGTTTATACGGTATTTCTGGCGATGTCCATTTGGATTGGGGTCGGAGCGGCCACTCTTTATTCTCAACACATGGGGGCCAAGCTGTATGAGCAGGCTCAACACATCTTTACCCAGGCGCTCTTCCTTATTTTTGGTTCGACGCTGATTATCGGGGTCACAGCTCTCTTTTTCCGCGAGCCCCTCGCGTATGCACTCGGTGCCAACGCCGACACGTATCCGTATGTGTCGCGTTATATGCATGTTTTATTGCTGTTCGGCTTTGTTTTCACAATTGAAAATGCCCTCAGCGTCTTTGTTCGCAACGACGGAAATCCGAACCTCGCCATGGTGTCTTTAATGACGACAGCGCTCGTCAATATCGCCCTCAATTACGTCTTTCTGTACGTGTTCAATTGGGGTGTGACGGGTGCGGCGTTAAGCACGATTTTGGCAGCCGTGCTCGGAATTTTGGTCCTTTGCCTTCACTTTTTCACAAAGACCAACCACTTGCGCTTCGTCCGGTCAACGTTTGACAAAAGGCTGTTTGTCCGGTCAGTCGTGATCGGTTTCCCGAGTTTCCTCTCAGAAGTCGGAATCTCGGTGTTCACCCTCGCCCACAACGTGACACTGAAATACATTGCCGGAACAGATGGAGTCGCTGCCTTTTCTGTCCTGAACTACGTTCACAGCGTGATGTTGATGGCCTTCCTCGGATTGGGGGCAGCCATCCAGCCTCTCATCAGTTATTTCCACGGTGCGCAAAACCGCGCCCGCGAACAACAAACGATGAAGATCGCCATTTGGACGGCCGTCGCCGCTGGTTCCCTGTCTTTCCTCGTCGGCTTGTTGGCAGCCCGGCCGATCGTCGCCATCTTTGGCGACTTTCCCCAGGACATTATGGCTTTAGCCGTCACGGGCGTCCGGCTGTTCTTTATTGCGTACCTGTTTATGGGCGTCAACTTCGTCATGATGACGTACTATCAATCCATCGGACACGTCGGGATGGCAACGTGGATCACCGCAGCCCGGGAAATTGTTGTGATGCTCGCATTTCTCCTTATCCTCCCGCCGCTGTTCGGTATTAACGGAGTGTGGCTTGCCATCCCGCTGTCTGAAATTGTCGTGTTGGCGACCATTTACGCGTATCACCGACGGCATTTTTAA
- a CDS encoding ABC transporter permease, giving the protein MTLSWKRLSAIMQKEWKDFLRNAQVLVMVLMPVIFAFVFSKIPVDAGEEGEAYIFLVMPVLMALTMTGAFVQAMMIAEEKEKNTLRVLMLSPATSFEVLLGKSVLSFALTLLTIGGCVAVSGQTIGAPLLFITMSILSVIVFVALGTVIGLISKSLQDTSITGLPIMFLFLMGPIFSPMLNIDWLTTVLNIFPTQHFMNGSEQLFQGGSFNDVKAHMLNIGIWMVGAVIVSFLVYRKKRFD; this is encoded by the coding sequence ATGACGCTGTCGTGGAAACGGCTGAGCGCGATTATGCAAAAAGAGTGGAAAGACTTTCTCCGAAATGCACAAGTGTTAGTTATGGTGTTGATGCCGGTCATTTTTGCTTTTGTGTTCAGTAAAATTCCAGTCGATGCTGGCGAAGAGGGGGAAGCCTACATCTTTCTTGTCATGCCGGTTTTAATGGCGCTGACGATGACGGGAGCGTTCGTTCAGGCGATGATGATCGCTGAGGAAAAAGAGAAAAACACGCTCAGGGTTCTGATGCTTTCTCCCGCCACAAGCTTTGAAGTTCTGCTTGGAAAAAGTGTTCTATCTTTCGCGCTGACTCTCTTGACCATTGGCGGATGTGTCGCCGTATCCGGTCAAACCATCGGAGCGCCGCTGCTGTTTATCACCATGAGCATCCTGAGTGTGATCGTGTTTGTGGCACTGGGAACGGTCATCGGCCTCATTTCCAAATCGCTGCAAGATACGTCCATTACGGGACTCCCCATCATGTTCCTTTTTCTCATGGGACCGATTTTCAGTCCGATGCTCAACATCGACTGGTTAACGACGGTCCTCAATATCTTCCCGACACAGCACTTCATGAATGGCTCGGAACAGTTGTTCCAGGGAGGGAGCTTCAACGATGTCAAAGCGCATATGCTCAACATTGGAATCTGGATGGTGGGAGCGGTCATTGTCAGCTTCTTAGTGTATCGAAAAAAACGCTTCGACTAG
- a CDS encoding sodium-dependent transporter gives MREREQWSSHLGFILASAGAAIGLGAIWKFPYVTGMNGGGAFFLIFVFFTVLIGLPMLISEFVIGRGAGKEAISAYQKLAPNSQWVWIGRLGVVGCFLLLSFYSVVGGWVLIYSVLSLTGNVIDESAQYPALFEHIIGSPLITLSGLALFLLLNVLVIASGIRKGIEKANKYLMPLLFIFFIILVIRAVTLDGAVEGVRFFLAPDFSDITAEGVLYALGQSFFSLAVGFSCMVTYSSYLGKTVSIPSSAGSVAFMNILVSFLAGLAIFPVVFAYGLEPTEGPGLLFIVLPSAFEQMPLGGLFLSLFLLLFLFATLTSSFSLFEIMISAFTEKGTARKPVTWTAGAVVFAAGIPAALSSSTLQHVTLFQKTVFDLTDYLVSNIMLPLGCLFIALFVSFRMNRALVKEEFTLGSSLSPVWFSSWKFLMAWVVPFTIVIVFLSTLGFI, from the coding sequence ATGAGGGAAAGGGAACAGTGGTCGTCACACCTCGGTTTCATTTTAGCATCTGCCGGAGCTGCCATCGGGCTGGGGGCGATTTGGAAATTTCCGTACGTCACCGGCATGAACGGCGGAGGCGCCTTCTTTCTGATCTTTGTCTTCTTCACCGTACTCATCGGCCTGCCGATGTTGATCTCTGAATTTGTCATCGGGCGAGGCGCGGGAAAGGAGGCCATCAGTGCTTATCAAAAGCTGGCCCCCAACAGTCAATGGGTGTGGATCGGCCGTCTGGGAGTCGTCGGCTGTTTTTTGTTGTTGTCGTTCTACAGCGTCGTCGGGGGCTGGGTCCTCATTTACAGCGTTCTGTCCCTCACAGGGAATGTCATCGACGAAAGCGCCCAATACCCGGCTCTCTTTGAACACATTATCGGGTCGCCGCTGATTACGTTGTCAGGTCTTGCCTTATTCCTTCTGTTAAACGTGTTGGTCATCGCCTCAGGCATTCGAAAGGGGATCGAGAAAGCGAACAAGTATTTGATGCCGCTCCTCTTTATCTTCTTCATCATCCTTGTCATCCGCGCTGTAACTCTAGACGGAGCTGTGGAAGGCGTGCGATTTTTCCTCGCACCGGATTTTTCCGACATAACTGCAGAAGGCGTATTGTACGCGTTAGGCCAATCGTTTTTTTCACTGGCCGTCGGGTTTTCCTGTATGGTTACGTACAGTTCGTATTTGGGCAAAACGGTGAGCATCCCGTCTTCTGCGGGATCTGTCGCCTTCATGAACATCCTCGTCTCGTTTTTGGCCGGCCTCGCCATTTTTCCCGTCGTGTTCGCTTACGGATTGGAACCGACGGAAGGACCGGGGTTACTGTTTATCGTCTTGCCCTCGGCTTTTGAACAGATGCCCCTGGGCGGACTGTTTTTAAGTTTGTTCTTGCTGTTGTTTCTGTTTGCGACTCTGACGTCTTCCTTCAGCTTGTTCGAAATTATGATTTCGGCGTTTACCGAAAAAGGAACCGCCAGAAAGCCGGTGACGTGGACAGCGGGGGCCGTAGTTTTCGCGGCGGGCATTCCGGCGGCCTTGTCGTCCAGCACACTGCAACATGTGACCTTGTTCCAAAAAACGGTGTTCGATCTGACCGATTACTTAGTGAGCAACATCATGCTTCCGCTAGGGTGCCTGTTTATTGCTCTGTTCGTTTCGTTCCGGATGAATAGGGCACTCGTCAAGGAAGAGTTCACACTCGGCAGCTCCCTGTCGCCCGTTTGGTTTTCCAGTTGGAAGTTTCTCATGGCTTGGGTCGTACCGTTTACGATCGTCATTGTCTTTTTAAGCACGTTAGGGTTTATTTAA
- a CDS encoding type III restriction-modification system endonuclease, producing MKLKFKHQPFQLDAVSSVVDCFTGQPNARAVFTLNTGRRNEPEQIDVDSYLQLTAEGIGFKNRQIELAERDVLANIRNVQRRNGLKQSEKLEGRYNLTVEMETGTGKTYTYIKTMFELYRTYGWSKFIVVVPSIAIREGVLKSFQMTEDHFMEDYGTKARYFVYNSKYLHHIETFASDSGLNVMIINSQAFSARGKDARRIYMELDDFQSRKPIDVIAGTRPILVIDEPQSVEGKKTAEALKLFNPLFTLRYSATHKKEYNKVYRLDALDAYNKKLVKKIQVKGISVKGSGGSDRYLYLEGIDLSRKRAPVARLEFEVKTKSGLKKKIRKVKSNDDLHQLSGHLEQYRGYVISEIDGLRNAVHFTNGVTLYAGDVQGDVDEHHFRRIQIRETIKSHLEKERKMYHEGIKVLSLFFIDEVAKYRQYDAEGNALNGEYARMFEEEYEAVVSDYLAEFADDPYAAYLRSIHVRHTHKGYFSIDKKSNKLVNPKVTKRQTDSDDASAYDVIMRDKERLLSFAEPTRFIFSHSALKEGWDNPNVFQICTLKHSDSTIQKRQEVGRGLRLCVNRDGERIDATVPGIDVHDINVLTVVASESYEDFARKLQSEMAEMLSGRPRKADVRFFLHKVVENERGEALYIDEQLANKIHRSFIHHGYIDDEDQLTDAYFQAVDNQDVALPGELARHREPFLELVNTIYAEGKVRLVENERAHHVTHLAPNGNFELDAFQKLWRLINRKTVYTVNFDSDELVRKCVQALDRQLTVPVVQYTVKRGDMMRIDSVEQLNQGEAFRIQGTVAAQTYAPSPSRLKYDLVGKLVEETKLTRKTVVNILLGVKESTFHLFRQNPEEFIIRSARLINEQKAAVIVDGITYDVTDQTFDDEVFTRSHVKAHIGHNAYPCEKHVYDYVVTDSKVERDFAAALEASEEVLVYAKLPKGFFIPTPVGEYNPDWAIVLKDRDGYRYVVAETKGSSNAMEWREVEKAKIACARKHFAALNVSQLTYGVVNSYEQLRDMVK from the coding sequence TTGAAATTAAAATTTAAGCACCAACCGTTTCAGCTAGATGCGGTGAGCAGTGTAGTGGACTGTTTCACAGGTCAGCCAAACGCCAGAGCCGTGTTTACATTGAATACGGGCAGGAGGAACGAGCCTGAGCAGATCGATGTAGACTCGTATTTACAGCTGACGGCAGAAGGCATCGGTTTTAAAAATAGGCAGATTGAACTGGCGGAGCGAGACGTCTTGGCCAATATCCGGAACGTCCAGCGGCGAAACGGATTGAAACAGTCGGAAAAACTGGAAGGCCGGTACAACCTGACCGTCGAGATGGAAACGGGCACTGGAAAGACGTACACCTACATCAAAACGATGTTCGAACTGTACCGGACGTACGGCTGGAGCAAATTTATCGTCGTCGTGCCTTCCATTGCCATCCGCGAAGGCGTGCTGAAATCCTTCCAAATGACGGAAGATCACTTCATGGAAGACTACGGCACGAAAGCCCGTTACTTTGTGTACAACTCGAAATATTTGCACCACATCGAGACGTTCGCGAGCGACTCCGGCCTCAATGTGATGATCATTAATTCCCAGGCGTTCTCCGCCAGAGGGAAAGACGCACGGCGGATATACATGGAGCTGGACGACTTTCAGTCCCGGAAGCCGATCGACGTCATAGCCGGCACCCGCCCCATACTCGTCATAGACGAACCCCAGTCTGTGGAGGGGAAGAAGACGGCTGAAGCCCTGAAACTGTTCAATCCGCTCTTTACATTGCGCTACTCGGCCACCCACAAGAAAGAGTACAACAAAGTCTACCGCCTGGACGCCTTGGATGCGTACAACAAGAAACTCGTCAAAAAAATCCAGGTAAAAGGCATTTCCGTCAAAGGGTCGGGCGGATCGGACCGTTACCTGTACCTGGAAGGAATTGATTTAAGCCGGAAACGCGCCCCTGTCGCCCGCTTGGAGTTTGAAGTGAAGACGAAAAGCGGCCTGAAGAAGAAAATCCGAAAAGTGAAGTCAAATGACGACCTGCACCAGCTGTCGGGGCATCTCGAACAGTACAGGGGGTACGTCATCTCTGAAATCGACGGCTTGAGAAATGCCGTACACTTCACAAACGGCGTCACGTTGTACGCCGGGGACGTACAAGGCGACGTGGACGAACACCACTTTCGTCGCATCCAGATCCGGGAGACGATCAAATCCCACCTTGAAAAAGAGCGGAAGATGTATCACGAGGGGATTAAAGTGCTGTCCCTTTTCTTTATCGACGAGGTAGCCAAATACCGCCAGTACGATGCCGAAGGAAACGCATTAAACGGCGAATACGCCCGCATGTTCGAAGAAGAGTACGAAGCCGTCGTGAGCGACTATTTGGCAGAGTTTGCAGACGATCCGTACGCCGCCTATTTGCGCAGCATCCATGTGAGGCACACGCACAAAGGGTATTTCTCCATCGATAAAAAGAGCAACAAGCTGGTGAACCCGAAAGTCACAAAGCGGCAGACAGATTCTGACGATGCCTCCGCCTATGACGTGATCATGCGGGATAAGGAGCGGCTGCTGAGTTTTGCCGAGCCGACCCGGTTCATTTTTTCCCACTCTGCGTTGAAAGAAGGGTGGGACAATCCGAACGTGTTCCAGATCTGCACGTTAAAGCACAGCGATTCGACGATTCAAAAGCGGCAAGAAGTGGGCAGAGGGTTGCGTCTGTGTGTCAACCGCGACGGGGAGCGCATCGATGCCACCGTTCCGGGCATAGACGTGCACGACATTAATGTGTTGACTGTCGTGGCCAGCGAATCCTACGAGGATTTTGCCAGAAAGCTCCAGAGCGAAATGGCCGAAATGCTGTCCGGACGCCCGCGCAAAGCTGATGTCCGCTTTTTCCTGCACAAAGTCGTGGAGAACGAACGAGGCGAGGCCCTTTACATCGACGAGCAACTGGCAAACAAGATACACCGGTCCTTCATACACCACGGCTACATTGACGATGAAGATCAGTTGACAGACGCGTACTTTCAAGCGGTCGACAACCAGGACGTGGCACTTCCCGGGGAATTGGCCCGCCACAGAGAGCCTTTTTTGGAACTCGTGAACACGATCTACGCAGAAGGCAAGGTCCGTTTGGTGGAGAACGAGCGGGCCCACCACGTGACCCATTTGGCACCGAACGGCAATTTTGAGCTCGATGCGTTCCAAAAACTGTGGCGTCTCATCAACCGCAAAACGGTGTACACTGTTAATTTTGACTCAGATGAACTCGTCCGAAAGTGTGTCCAGGCCCTCGATCGGCAATTGACCGTTCCAGTTGTGCAGTACACGGTCAAACGCGGGGACATGATGCGCATCGATTCGGTCGAACAGCTGAACCAGGGAGAAGCTTTTCGCATTCAAGGGACCGTTGCGGCACAGACGTATGCGCCGTCTCCGTCCAGGCTCAAGTACGATCTCGTCGGCAAACTGGTAGAGGAAACGAAACTCACTAGAAAGACTGTCGTGAACATTTTGTTAGGTGTGAAGGAGAGCACATTTCACCTGTTCAGACAGAACCCTGAAGAATTCATCATTCGCTCGGCCCGGTTGATCAATGAACAAAAAGCGGCCGTCATCGTCGACGGTATCACCTATGACGTGACAGACCAGACATTTGACGACGAGGTGTTTACCCGGAGCCATGTGAAGGCTCATATCGGGCACAATGCCTACCCTTGTGAAAAGCACGTTTACGATTACGTCGTCACAGATTCCAAAGTTGAGAGGGATTTTGCCGCGGCGTTGGAGGCAAGCGAAGAGGTCCTCGTCTACGCCAAACTGCCAAAAGGCTTTTTCATTCCGACACCTGTCGGCGAGTACAATCCGGACTGGGCCATCGTGTTAAAGGATCGAGACGGTTACCGCTACGTTGTGGCTGAAACGAAGGGTTCTTCGAATGCGATGGAATGGCGGGAAGTGGAAAAGGCGAAAATTGCGTGCGCCCGGAAACACTTCGCGGCCTTAAACGTCAGCCAATTGACGTACGGTGTCGTAAACAGCTACGAGCAGTTGAGGGACATGGTGAAATAG
- a CDS encoding ABC transporter ATP-binding protein: MEHVIEVDNLVKSFGDKTALKGISFRVKKGEIFGFLGPSGSGKTTTIKILTSQLWHTSGTVSVFGQDVQSLDPQTFARKIGILTDNSGLYERLTVYDNLKLFAQLYGVDDGQIERVLRDVGLLGEKRKTVKKLSKGMKQRVTLARAILHQPELLFLDEPTASLDPVTIQHVHKVLRRLNDSGTTIFLTTHNMQEAEDLCDRVSFLNEGTISALDTPQNLRLQYADRTLTLYLDNGETRTVPQNREGAQVVYDSMVSERLRAIHSNEPTLGDIFVTLTGRELL, encoded by the coding sequence ATGGAACACGTCATTGAAGTGGACAATCTCGTCAAGTCCTTTGGGGACAAAACGGCACTCAAAGGCATCAGCTTTCGTGTTAAAAAAGGCGAAATTTTTGGTTTCCTCGGCCCGAGCGGGTCAGGTAAAACAACGACGATTAAGATTTTGACATCGCAACTGTGGCACACATCTGGCACTGTTTCTGTTTTTGGTCAAGATGTACAGTCCCTCGATCCTCAAACATTTGCCAGAAAAATCGGCATTCTCACCGATAATAGCGGCTTGTACGAGCGGCTGACGGTTTACGACAACTTAAAACTTTTCGCCCAGTTGTACGGTGTGGACGACGGCCAAATCGAACGTGTCCTGCGAGACGTCGGTCTTCTGGGAGAAAAGAGAAAAACGGTAAAAAAACTGTCTAAAGGCATGAAACAACGTGTCACCTTGGCCCGTGCCATCTTGCATCAGCCAGAGCTGTTATTTTTAGACGAACCGACTGCCTCTCTCGACCCCGTCACCATCCAGCACGTTCACAAGGTGCTGCGGCGTCTGAACGATTCAGGCACGACGATCTTTCTGACGACCCACAACATGCAAGAAGCGGAAGACTTGTGCGACCGCGTCTCCTTCCTGAACGAGGGAACGATCTCGGCGCTCGATACGCCGCAAAACTTACGTCTGCAATATGCGGATCGCACCTTGACGCTTTATCTTGACAATGGCGAAACGAGGACCGTTCCCCAAAATAGAGAAGGAGCGCAAGTGGTGTATGACAGCATGGTAAGTGAACGGCTGCGCGCAATTCACTCAAACGAACCGACGTTAGGAGACATATTTGTAACGTTGACAGGGAGGGAACTGTTATGA